Part of the Niallia alba genome is shown below.
TCAGCCTTTAATTGCAAATAGGGAAAATGTTCTTTAATGCGAGCCAACAATCTATCTGCATAAATTTGTAAAATCCTTGGATCTCTTGGTGATTCTATTGTCTCTTCATCTAAACCGCCAGCTATAATTCTTCCGTCAACGATTGTTCGCATATAAAAGTATGGCCGCTTTGTCTCCCAAATTAGACATCTATCCTTCCAATTACGAAAAGAGGATATAGGATTCGTTATGATTGCAAAGGTTCTGTTTAATTCCGTAGGCATTTCCATTGTAAAGTTATCTAATTGATAACCTGTTGCATAAACGACATGCTTTGCTCGAATAATCGCATCTTCATTATGAAATAACCAATAACCATCTTTGTATTGAGGTTCTGTTACTTCCGTATTTTCAAAAACTTGGACATTGCTTTTCTTTGAAGCCTCTTTCACTAAAGATAGGACCAACTTTAGGGGATTTACTTCCGCATCCCCCATTGTTCGAATGGCGCCATGCTTATTAAGTCCATATAATTTATAAAGCATTTCCTCTTCTAAAAATTCTACTGGAAAATTATATTTTTTCAGTATTTCAAATTCTCTTTGAAGAGATACTATATCAGACTCTGTACTGGCATAATATAAGCTTTGTCTATCTATAAATTGTATATCATCTTGTAAAGATGTTGCAATTTTTTTCAGTTCTTTCATACCATTCAAGCATAGCTGATAAAATCGAACAGCGTCTTTCTCACCGATGCTTTCAGCAAAGGAATGAAGCATTTTATCATTTGAATACTGTAATAAACCAGTATTTGCAGAAGAGCTCCCATTGCCAACACAATTTTTATCCACTAGAATAACATCTAGTGGTTCTTTTGCGAGCTTGTATGTTAACAAAGCTCCCGACATTCCTGCCCCAATGATAAGAACATCACATGAAACTTCTTTATCCAGCTTTGGATAAACTGGTCTATCACTTATCGTTGTTGGCCAATATAATGATCCATGGTATAAGCTCACATTCCTACACTTCTTTCATTAGTTTTTTCTACGTTTAACCTCATTATCCAGTCTAGTGTTTCCTTACAATGAAAAATCCGCTTGCTCCTCTACCCACTTCCTTAATTCTCTTCTGACTATTTTTCCAGAAGCATTACGTGGAACCTCTGTTACAAAAAATATTCTTTTAGGAATTTTATATTTAGCTAAAGAGTTTTCACAATTATTGATAATCTGTTGCTCTGTTAGCATACTTTTTTCTTTTGCTACAAACGCAATCGGAACTTGTCCCCATTTATTATTCGGAATCCCAATCACTGCTGCTTCTCTTATTCCTTCCATGTCTGTAAGTACCGCTTCTACTTCTGCTGGATAAACATTTT
Proteins encoded:
- a CDS encoding NAD(P)/FAD-dependent oxidoreductase, translating into MSLYHGSLYWPTTISDRPVYPKLDKEVSCDVLIIGAGMSGALLTYKLAKEPLDVILVDKNCVGNGSSSANTGLLQYSNDKMLHSFAESIGEKDAVRFYQLCLNGMKELKKIATSLQDDIQFIDRQSLYYASTESDIVSLQREFEILKKYNFPVEFLEEEMLYKLYGLNKHGAIRTMGDAEVNPLKLVLSLVKEASKKSNVQVFENTEVTEPQYKDGYWLFHNEDAIIRAKHVVYATGYQLDNFTMEMPTELNRTFAIITNPISSFRNWKDRCLIWETKRPYFYMRTIVDGRIIAGGLDEETIESPRDPRILQIYADRLLARIKEHFPYLQLKAEYVYGATFGESKDGIPFIGEHPNKKNLYYCLGFGGNGTVYSAFGSTIIKDLIINGNHPDADLVRLNR